Proteins from one Rosa chinensis cultivar Old Blush chromosome 7, RchiOBHm-V2, whole genome shotgun sequence genomic window:
- the LOC112175446 gene encoding uncharacterized protein LOC112175446 — MATAYTVFNHHHSILIGNGPATVRQRKATGDSYYSLERVSVKHNKNSENSRHGVEEVGSYQLRKKNSNKPQGFVDVSIHISEDVEGRSSYTGNEGGLGDHSNTT, encoded by the exons atgGCGACCGCATACACCGTTTTCAACCACCACCACTCCATTCTCATTGGCAATGGGCCAGCTACTGTTCGTCAGAGAAAGGCTACAGGGGACAGCTACTATTCTCTTGAAAGAGTTTCTGTTAAACATAACAAGAATTCTGAGAATTCAAGGCATGGAGTTGAAGAAGTTGGGAGCTACCAATTGCGAAAAAAGAATTCCAACAAACCtcaaggttttgttgatgtttcAATCCACATTTCTGAGGATGTGGAAGGGAGAAGCTCATACACAG GAAATGAGGGAGGACTTGGGGATCACAGCAATACGACCTAA